The Mustela nigripes isolate SB6536 chromosome 4, MUSNIG.SB6536, whole genome shotgun sequence genome includes a window with the following:
- the FAM89A gene encoding protein FAM89A, whose protein sequence is MSGAGAAQGAADASRGLRVDGLPPLPKSLSGLLHSAAGGGAAGGWRHLERLYAQKSRIQDELSRGGASGGRARAAGLPAKPPNLDAALALLRKEMVGLRQLDMSLLCQLYSLYESIQEYKGACQAASSPDCTYALENGFFDEEEEYFPEHHALHEGRERGPPRDLSLPVSSISGSDWILESI, encoded by the exons ATGAGCGGGGCCGGAGCGGCGCAGGGGGCGGCGGATGCGTCCCGGGGGCTGCGGGTGGACGGGCTGCCCCCGCTGCCCAAGAGCCTGAGCGGGCTGCTGCActcggcggcgggcggcggcgcggcgggcgGCTGGCGGCACCTGGAGCGGCTGTACGCGCAGAAGTCGCGCATCCAGGACGAGCTGAGCCGTGGGGGCGCGAGCGGCGGCAGGGCCCGGGCCGCGGGGCTGCCCGCCAAGCCGCCCAACCTGGACGCCGCGCTGGCCCTGCTCCGCAAGGAGATG GTCGGCCTGCGACAGCTGGACATGTCCTTGCTCTGCCAACTCTACAGCCTCTACGAGTCCATTCAGGAGTATAAGGGGGCGTGCCAGGCTGCGTCCAGCCCGGACTGCACTTACGCCCTGGAGAACGGCTTCTTTGATGAGGAGGAGGAGTATTTCCCGGAGCACCACGCCCTCCATGAGGGGAGGGAACGGGGCCCCCCAAGGGacctgtctctgcctgtctcctcgATCTCCGGCAGTGACTGGATTCTGGAGTCCATCTAG